GCACATACATGCAAAGCTCCATTTAGTAAACGGATCATCTTTTTGCACATGCAAACGTATTGCAACAATCAAAAGCCACGCGAGTGGTAGTGATGCAATACGTGTACAAAATCCAAGTACAAATGCTACCCCTCCAAAAAGTTCAGTGAATGCTGCCATGTATCCCCAAAAAAGATATCCCCATGTAATACCGAATAATCCCATAGCGCTGCCAAGTTGAGTTAGGTTTGCTGTACCAGATAATAATTTGTTGTAGCCAAAAATAACAAAAATTACGCCAAAGCTGATGCGGATACACGTAAATCCTATTTGCTGCAATGTGGGGGAATGGTGCATAGTGAACGATATAAGTTGGTGAAACATAAGGCTCCTTTTTTTAAGATATTTTACATACATATGATCACTATATCACAAAAAGCTAAATATCATTGCGTTGTTCTTTAGAGTTAATTTTTTGGCCATAATTGGCTATATTTGGCTACAATTGGCTATTTGTGGACATTTGTGGCTACAATTGGCTATAATTGGATATGAATGGTAAGATCTAATGACGAAGTTCTTTTGAGGAGAGCTTATTTAAAGGGTATTAAGATGGCTAATTATAAAAAAATAGATATTTCTCCTGAATTACAGAAGCTTATCGACTATATAGATACGTTTAAGGCTTCCTGGCAGCAACTTTCTCATTTGGTACCAGAACAGCTTAAGGCGTTAAGGCATGTTGCAACTATTGAGAGCGTAGGTTCATCCACCAGAATAGAAGGTTCAAAGCTATCTGATAGGGAAGTAGAAAGAATATTATCAGGGTTAAAAACTGAATCCTTTAAGTCGCGAGATGAACAAGAAGTAGCTGGGTATGCCTATGTTATGGAAGAAATTTTTACGAGTTATCCTTACATTCCCTTGACTGAAAATTACATTAAGCAATTACATACGCTATTGCTACAGTATTCAACAAAAGATGAGCGGCATCGTGGTGAGTATAAAAAATTTCCCAATCACGTTGAGGCTTTTGATACACAAGGCAAATCGCTTGGTGTGGTGTTTGAAACAATATCACCATTTGATACGCCTTTTAGAATGGCAGATCTTATTCATTGGACTCAGCATGCATTTGATGCACAAGAGATTCATCCCTTAGTAATTATTGGTATTTTTATTGTGACATTCTTAGCAATTCATCCATTTCAAGATGGAAATGGAAGATTATCTCGTGTTTTAACAACATTGTTATTGTTGAAATGTGGATATTTATATGTTCCATATAGTTCTCTAGAAACAATTGTTGAACACACTAAAGAGGGGTATTATCGAGCGCTGAGGCTTACCCAGGCAACCTTAAAAACTGAAAAACATAATTTTCAACCATGGCTTTTGTACTTTCTACGTTCTTTGGGCAAGCAGATAGAACGGTTAGAGTTTAAAATTAATCAAGAACAAATTACTCGTATATCATTACCTAAATTGGCCATTGATATTATTCAATTGGTACAAGATAAGGGTCAGATTGCCATGGCTGATATTATTGCTTCAACGGGTGCTCCTCGCAGTACTATAAAAAAACAGCTGGCTACCCTTGTTGATCAGAAGTATTTGGCACGTCATGGTCAGGGGCGTGCGGTATGGTATACAAGGGCGCAAAGGGTATAGGACACATAGCATTGTATTTTTTTGTGCTTTGTTATATCATGAAAATAGTAGCAGCATAATGCTGTTAGAAGGAATCCCAAGTATGAAAAGTCAAATTATCGCTCAATAATCCCATAAAA
The nucleotide sequence above comes from Candidatus Babeliales bacterium. Encoded proteins:
- a CDS encoding Fic family protein, with the translated sequence MANYKKIDISPELQKLIDYIDTFKASWQQLSHLVPEQLKALRHVATIESVGSSTRIEGSKLSDREVERILSGLKTESFKSRDEQEVAGYAYVMEEIFTSYPYIPLTENYIKQLHTLLLQYSTKDERHRGEYKKFPNHVEAFDTQGKSLGVVFETISPFDTPFRMADLIHWTQHAFDAQEIHPLVIIGIFIVTFLAIHPFQDGNGRLSRVLTTLLLLKCGYLYVPYSSLETIVEHTKEGYYRALRLTQATLKTEKHNFQPWLLYFLRSLGKQIERLEFKINQEQITRISLPKLAIDIIQLVQDKGQIAMADIIASTGAPRSTIKKQLATLVDQKYLARHGQGRAVWYTRAQRV
- a CDS encoding DoxX family protein; this translates as MFHQLISFTMHHSPTLQQIGFTCIRISFGVIFVIFGYNKLLSGTANLTQLGSAMGLFGITWGYLFWGYMAAFTELFGGVAFVLGFCTRIASLPLAWLLIVAIRLHVQKDDPFTKWSFACMCLCIVISYLIAGSGVYSVDYYLNTSSIHHHD